A genomic window from Dethiosulfovibrio russensis includes:
- a CDS encoding tetratricopeptide repeat protein, with product MGFFVRLAAVAVTVGLFETAAFSAPMTVAIGDFNARGASYSVGQSVVEMLYSRLAGNRAFRLVERGQLDQVARQQKIAMSGMVSQESTVEIGRIVGAKYYVQGAVSHFGVLTILTARLMDVERRTVVAAYQSMTDEGEKGVTLAVRTLAADVLSSLTGPAPTGSAMDDYRSYLYEAMAFYNQGDYGRSIRYWDKMVEMSPKNPTLRFIVAAMYYSRERFRDAELSAKEAVVFDPGFAEAWLLAGKSLFMRGKDYEATDYLEKAVELRPELAEPYFLIGQAYKNRGRLEDAMEYFSIAIGKDPGYQGAYVAMGQMLLEAAQLDLARKVLARAVELDGTDPGARFLLGTTMALDGDDKGARGQLETLRVLDRRLAEKLEELLR from the coding sequence ATGGGCTTTTTCGTCCGTCTCGCTGCGGTAGCCGTCACGGTCGGATTGTTCGAAACTGCTGCCTTTTCCGCCCCTATGACGGTGGCGATAGGGGATTTCAACGCCAGGGGAGCCAGCTACTCCGTAGGTCAGTCGGTGGTGGAGATGCTCTATTCCAGGCTGGCCGGTAACAGGGCCTTTCGATTGGTTGAGAGGGGCCAGCTGGATCAGGTGGCCAGACAGCAGAAAATCGCCATGTCCGGAATGGTGAGCCAGGAGAGCACGGTCGAGATCGGACGGATAGTCGGGGCCAAGTACTACGTGCAGGGGGCAGTGAGTCACTTCGGGGTGCTCACCATATTGACGGCCAGGCTGATGGACGTCGAACGCCGCACTGTCGTGGCGGCCTATCAATCCATGACCGACGAGGGAGAAAAGGGCGTGACCCTGGCGGTTCGCACCCTCGCAGCCGACGTGTTGTCCTCCCTTACGGGACCGGCCCCTACCGGAAGCGCCATGGACGACTACAGGAGCTATCTGTACGAGGCGATGGCTTTCTATAACCAGGGGGACTACGGTCGGTCCATAAGGTACTGGGACAAGATGGTGGAAATGAGTCCCAAGAATCCGACGCTGCGTTTTATAGTGGCGGCGATGTACTACAGCCGCGAGAGATTTAGAGACGCTGAACTGTCGGCGAAGGAGGCGGTGGTTTTCGATCCCGGTTTCGCCGAGGCCTGGCTGTTGGCGGGGAAGAGCCTCTTCATGAGGGGGAAGGACTACGAGGCCACCGATTATCTGGAGAAGGCGGTAGAGCTCCGGCCGGAGTTGGCCGAACCCTATTTTCTAATAGGTCAGGCATACAAGAACAGAGGCCGCCTGGAGGACGCGATGGAGTATTTTTCCATCGCCATAGGCAAAGACCCCGGTTATCAGGGGGCCTACGTCGCCATGGGGCAGATGTTGCTCGAGGCTGCCCAGCTGGACCTGGCCCGCAAGGTCCTGGCCAGGGCGGTGGAGCTGGACGGCACCGATCCGGGGGCCCGTTTTCTACTGGGAACTACCATGGCTCTGGATGGAGACGATAAAGGGGCCCGGGGCCAGTTGGAGACCCTGAGGGTTCTGGACCGAAGGTTGGCTGAAAAGTTGGAGGAACTCTTGAGATGA
- a CDS encoding M20 metallopeptidase family protein, with translation MRGDLLNRAVGLSPWLVELRRDFHRHPELAFQEFRTSAKVAEVLKSLDVPFETGIAETGVVARLGGAGPSVALRADMDALPLTECEGREYRSTVDGVMHGCGHDAHTAILLGVARLLSGMELPGPIVLIFQPAEEVAGGGAAVVRSGVLERNEVKAVFGLHVTVPLEVGTIGVNRERCCASVDNFRAVIRGKKAHGAYPHLGRDAVVMAGQALVQLQSLVSREIDPLEGAVVTVGSVHGGTAPNIIADEVVMEGTVRSYLPEQRGYLTDRVKEITTSVASAGGGSAEVAVRRGSPAVVNDPAMAEMVLSVGRDFLGFESASFLDRPTMGGEDFSYLSEAVPGAFFRLGSGNEERGIVHPAHTSDFDVDEGCLPVGAAMMAELALRWHEEGRSRG, from the coding sequence TTGAGGGGGGATCTCCTTAACCGAGCGGTTGGGCTTAGCCCCTGGTTGGTGGAGCTCCGCAGGGATTTTCACCGTCATCCCGAGCTGGCCTTTCAGGAGTTCAGGACGTCCGCCAAGGTGGCCGAGGTGCTTAAGTCGCTGGACGTTCCCTTCGAGACCGGTATAGCCGAGACCGGTGTGGTGGCCAGGCTCGGAGGGGCCGGACCCTCGGTGGCTCTGAGGGCGGACATGGATGCCCTTCCCCTGACCGAGTGCGAAGGGCGGGAGTACCGTTCCACCGTGGATGGAGTGATGCACGGCTGCGGTCACGATGCCCACACCGCCATTCTCCTCGGGGTGGCCAGACTGCTGTCCGGGATGGAGCTTCCCGGTCCGATCGTCCTGATCTTCCAGCCCGCCGAGGAGGTCGCAGGAGGCGGGGCGGCGGTGGTCCGGTCCGGGGTTTTGGAGCGAAACGAGGTGAAGGCCGTCTTCGGCCTCCACGTCACAGTTCCCCTGGAGGTAGGGACCATAGGGGTGAACAGGGAAAGGTGCTGCGCCTCCGTGGACAACTTCCGGGCGGTGATCCGGGGAAAGAAGGCTCACGGAGCCTATCCCCATCTGGGAAGGGACGCCGTGGTGATGGCAGGTCAGGCGTTGGTACAGCTTCAGTCGCTGGTCTCCAGGGAGATCGATCCTCTGGAGGGTGCGGTGGTGACCGTCGGATCGGTCCACGGGGGAACGGCGCCCAACATAATAGCCGACGAGGTGGTCATGGAGGGAACGGTCCGTTCCTATCTTCCGGAGCAGAGAGGATATCTGACCGACCGGGTGAAGGAGATAACGACCTCCGTAGCCTCCGCCGGAGGAGGGTCGGCGGAGGTCGCGGTGAGGAGGGGGTCCCCCGCCGTGGTCAACGACCCCGCCATGGCGGAGATGGTGCTGTCCGTCGGGAGGGATTTTCTGGGGTTCGAGTCCGCCTCTTTTCTGGACCGCCCCACCATGGGAGGGGAGGATTTCTCCTATCTTTCCGAGGCCGTGCCTGGAGCCTTCTTCCGTCTCGGTTCGGGCAACGAAGAGAGGGGCATCGTACATCCCGCCCACACCTCCGATTTCGACGTGGACGAGGGGTGCCTGCCCGTGGGAGCCGCCATGATGGCGGAGCTGGCCCTGAGGTGGCACGAGGAAGGCCGGAGCCGTGGATAA
- a CDS encoding ABC transporter ATP-binding protein translates to MKQDLLLDIKGLTVRYHTDSGVVQAVDKLDLKLAPGESLGFVGETGAGKTTTALSVMQLIQSPPGEIVEGSISFQGRDMLSLSESEKRIVRGGRIAMIFQDPMTSLNPVMPVDRQIMEMVQLHGDMDEKRAHERALEMLELVGIRPERAGDYPHQFSGGMRQRVVIAIALACDPALLIADEPTTALDVTIQAQVLELMKDLKRKFNTALMLITHDLGVVAEICDKVAIMYAGSVVEYGDTDSLYEHRMHPYTEGLFNSIPDVDAPRSRLQVIQGLTPDPTDLPRGCRFHPRCPYALPSCSEARPEMVEWRPGHFVACPVRCGGLS, encoded by the coding sequence ATGAAGCAGGATCTTCTGCTCGACATAAAGGGGCTGACCGTCCGCTACCATACCGATAGCGGAGTGGTCCAGGCGGTCGATAAGCTCGATCTGAAGCTGGCTCCGGGCGAGTCGCTGGGCTTCGTGGGGGAGACCGGCGCCGGAAAGACCACCACGGCCCTGTCGGTGATGCAGCTGATACAGAGCCCTCCGGGGGAGATCGTGGAGGGGTCCATTTCCTTTCAGGGAAGGGATATGCTGTCTCTGAGCGAGTCGGAGAAGAGGATCGTCCGAGGCGGCAGGATAGCCATGATATTCCAGGATCCCATGACGTCTCTGAACCCGGTCATGCCGGTGGACCGTCAGATAATGGAGATGGTCCAACTTCACGGCGACATGGACGAGAAGAGGGCTCACGAAAGGGCCCTGGAGATGCTGGAGCTGGTCGGTATCCGTCCGGAGAGGGCGGGAGACTACCCCCATCAGTTTTCCGGTGGCATGAGGCAGAGGGTCGTAATAGCCATCGCCCTGGCCTGCGATCCGGCTCTTCTGATAGCCGACGAGCCCACCACGGCCCTGGACGTCACCATTCAGGCCCAGGTACTGGAGCTGATGAAGGACCTGAAGAGGAAGTTCAACACGGCCCTGATGCTGATAACCCACGACCTCGGCGTGGTCGCCGAGATCTGCGACAAGGTCGCCATAATGTACGCCGGGTCCGTGGTGGAGTACGGCGACACCGACTCCCTCTACGAACACAGGATGCATCCCTATACGGAGGGACTTTTCAACTCCATTCCGGACGTGGACGCCCCCCGTTCCCGGTTGCAGGTCATACAGGGACTTACCCCGGATCCTACCGACCTGCCCAGGGGATGCCGGTTCCACCCCCGTTGTCCCTACGCCCTGCCGTCCTGTTCGGAGGCTCGGCCGGAGATGGTGGAGTGGCGTCCCGGCCATTTCGTGGCCTGTCCCGTCCGTTGCGGCGGCCTGTCCTGA
- a CDS encoding cation diffusion facilitator family transporter, translating into MERSCSGKMVDNSRCRQAAVASWVGLTVDCVLTIGKISAGILGNSAAMVADGAHSLSDVVTDVVAILGFRMVAQPADSSHRYGHGKFETLCSAFVGVALIGAGLGILWGAGCRIAEAFDGVMPEAPGEIALWAAGLSVIAKEILYRYTVAVALRLNSPALKANAWHHRSDALSSVGAFLGIGGAMALGGWGRLLDPVAGVAVSLIVVKVGLSIAYDAINELTEAALPEDVSRDIVLCGESVPGVRDLHRLRTRRVGAAVAMDFHLLVDPEITVREGHDIATAVEDAIRERMGRDTMISVHVEPDDG; encoded by the coding sequence ATGGAGAGGTCGTGTTCCGGAAAGATGGTCGATAATAGCAGATGCCGTCAGGCTGCCGTGGCTTCCTGGGTAGGCCTGACGGTTGACTGCGTCCTCACCATAGGCAAGATATCGGCCGGGATTCTGGGAAACAGCGCCGCCATGGTCGCCGACGGAGCCCACTCTCTTTCCGATGTGGTTACCGACGTCGTGGCCATCCTGGGCTTTCGGATGGTGGCGCAGCCGGCGGACTCGTCCCACCGCTACGGCCACGGTAAATTCGAGACCCTCTGTTCCGCTTTCGTAGGGGTGGCCCTGATAGGGGCCGGACTGGGGATTCTGTGGGGCGCCGGTTGCCGCATAGCCGAGGCCTTCGACGGAGTCATGCCGGAGGCCCCGGGCGAGATAGCCCTATGGGCGGCGGGGCTTTCCGTGATAGCGAAGGAGATACTGTATCGGTATACCGTGGCGGTAGCCCTTCGTCTGAACAGCCCGGCTCTGAAGGCCAACGCCTGGCACCACAGGTCCGATGCCCTGTCGTCCGTGGGAGCCTTCCTCGGAATAGGCGGAGCCATGGCCCTGGGAGGATGGGGAAGGCTTCTCGATCCCGTCGCAGGTGTTGCGGTTAGCCTGATAGTCGTCAAGGTGGGGCTCTCCATAGCCTACGACGCGATCAACGAACTGACCGAGGCCGCCCTTCCCGAGGATGTCTCCCGGGATATCGTGCTTTGCGGAGAGTCCGTCCCGGGGGTCAGAGACCTCCACCGCCTCAGGACCAGGAGGGTCGGTGCCGCCGTCGCCATGGATTTCCACCTGCTGGTGGATCCGGAAATAACGGTTCGAGAGGGCCACGACATCGCCACGGCGGTGGAGGACGCTATAAGAGAGAGGATGGGCCGGGACACGATGATATCGGTCCACGTGGAGCCCGACGACGGATAG
- the nikB gene encoding nickel ABC transporter permease translates to MIKYVARRVLALVPVLFGVAFIVFTLLYTTPGDPAKLALGQQATDEALQEFRDRNGLDDPFLVQFGRYISNAVFRGDIGRSYVTKRPVSSEIMDTFKVTLRLAVFSMAISIVLGIPFGIISAIKQYSIFDSITMVLALVGISMPVFWLGLLLILLFSVHLGWFPSSGMGSFAAMVLPSLSLSAQGVAIITRMTRSSMLEVVRQDYIRTARAKGQKESLVIWRHALPNALIPVVTVIGIHFGYLLGGAVLTESVFSIPGVGRLMVEAIKMRDYPIVQGGVLYIAIAYSLVNLLVDLVYGWIDPRIKAQYR, encoded by the coding sequence ATGATCAAATACGTGGCGAGAAGGGTGTTGGCCCTGGTTCCCGTCCTTTTCGGGGTGGCCTTCATTGTTTTCACTTTGCTCTACACGACTCCGGGCGATCCGGCCAAGCTGGCCTTGGGACAGCAGGCCACGGACGAGGCTCTTCAGGAGTTCAGGGATCGTAACGGTCTGGACGATCCCTTTCTGGTGCAGTTCGGGCGGTATATATCGAACGCTGTGTTTCGGGGAGACATCGGCCGTTCCTACGTTACGAAGAGGCCGGTCAGCTCGGAGATAATGGATACCTTCAAGGTGACCCTCAGGCTGGCGGTGTTCTCCATGGCAATATCCATCGTGCTGGGCATTCCCTTCGGCATCATATCCGCTATAAAACAGTATTCCATTTTCGATTCGATCACGATGGTCCTGGCTCTGGTGGGCATCTCCATGCCGGTGTTCTGGCTGGGGCTGCTGCTGATACTGCTTTTCTCCGTCCATCTGGGATGGTTCCCCTCGTCCGGGATGGGCTCCTTCGCCGCCATGGTGCTGCCCTCTCTGTCCCTGTCGGCCCAGGGGGTGGCCATAATCACCAGGATGACCCGTTCCAGCATGCTCGAGGTGGTCCGCCAGGACTACATAAGGACCGCTCGGGCCAAGGGGCAGAAGGAGTCCCTGGTCATATGGCGTCACGCCCTCCCCAACGCCCTCATCCCTGTGGTCACGGTGATAGGCATACACTTCGGCTATCTGCTGGGTGGAGCGGTTCTTACCGAGTCGGTCTTCTCGATTCCCGGTGTGGGGCGGCTGATGGTGGAGGCCATAAAGATGAGAGACTACCCTATAGTCCAGGGGGGGGTCCTCTATATAGCCATAGCCTACAGTCTGGTCAATCTCCTGGTGGATCTCGTCTACGGCTGGATCGACCCCAGGATAAAGGCCCAGTATCGTTAG
- a CDS encoding amidohydrolase, with product MIGDLLVRGGTVWTVTDGVKDNCDVLVSKGRIARVSPDIDVPEGADVLEARGRIVTPGLIDCHCHLGLWEEGYPPEEAGGNEKTDSLTPHLRALDGFDPEDTSFLDARRAGITTVQILPGSANVVGGVGSVLKTWGSYADEMVRLHPSGMKAAFGENPKNLHKDRGGMPTTRMAVAAMLRSALVDGLNYGRKLEKDPDSPRDLRLEGLLSVLRREIPLRIHAHRADDIMSAVRVAEEFNLDYSIEHCTEGHKVASVLGKKRVMAAFGPFMIFKSKLELKDCAASNVVSLHRAGAHVSLITDYPMIPVSCLMVQAAQIVREGLSREEVFRFVTMNPAEHLGLADELGSIEEGKIGDLVIWDGDPFDGTRSPDVTVIDGEVVFRKDGR from the coding sequence ATGATAGGAGATCTGCTGGTCCGGGGCGGAACGGTCTGGACCGTTACGGACGGCGTAAAGGATAACTGTGACGTCCTGGTTTCGAAGGGGCGGATCGCTCGGGTCTCTCCGGACATAGACGTTCCCGAAGGGGCCGATGTGCTGGAGGCCCGGGGCAGAATAGTCACTCCCGGACTGATAGACTGCCACTGCCATCTTGGGCTGTGGGAGGAGGGATATCCGCCGGAGGAGGCGGGCGGCAACGAGAAGACCGACTCCCTCACCCCTCACCTTAGGGCCCTGGACGGCTTCGACCCGGAGGACACGTCCTTTCTGGACGCCAGAAGGGCGGGCATAACCACCGTACAGATCCTTCCGGGCAGCGCCAACGTGGTAGGAGGGGTCGGGTCGGTCCTGAAGACCTGGGGCAGCTACGCCGACGAGATGGTGAGGCTTCATCCGTCGGGGATGAAGGCCGCCTTCGGCGAGAACCCCAAGAATCTTCACAAAGACAGAGGCGGTATGCCCACTACAAGGATGGCTGTGGCTGCCATGCTCCGATCAGCACTGGTCGACGGGCTGAACTACGGCAGGAAGCTGGAGAAGGACCCCGATTCCCCGAGGGATCTCCGCCTCGAGGGACTGCTGTCGGTGCTTAGAAGAGAAATCCCTCTCAGGATCCACGCCCACAGGGCGGACGACATAATGTCCGCCGTCAGGGTGGCCGAGGAGTTCAATCTGGACTACTCTATAGAGCACTGCACCGAGGGGCACAAAGTGGCCTCTGTTCTCGGAAAGAAGAGGGTGATGGCGGCCTTCGGCCCCTTCATGATATTCAAGTCGAAGCTCGAGCTGAAGGACTGCGCCGCATCCAACGTGGTCTCACTTCACAGGGCGGGGGCCCACGTCTCCCTCATAACCGACTATCCCATGATTCCGGTCAGCTGCCTGATGGTACAGGCCGCACAGATCGTCAGGGAGGGGCTGTCCAGGGAGGAGGTCTTCCGTTTCGTGACGATGAATCCGGCGGAGCATCTCGGTCTGGCCGACGAGTTGGGATCCATAGAGGAGGGCAAGATAGGCGACCTCGTGATCTGGGACGGCGATCCCTTCGACGGAACCCGTTCTCCCGACGTAACCGTCATAGATGGAGAGGTCGTGTTCCGGAAAGATGGTCGATAA
- a CDS encoding ABC transporter substrate-binding protein has product MKRSAFSVLALAGLLMIATASVAIAQDTLTVAMAQDAKTLDPHGSNDLASNTVMNQIYQNLLMLDSEGKLVPQLAESYEQLDGKTYRFKLRKGVLFHNGEELKASDVVYSFRRAISPKGSAVSTYASAIDPEGFETPDDYTVIIRTKEENTPFVASLSHVGFGCIINEKATEEAGDDYGQRPVGTGPYRFVSWAKGDRIVLERFDKFSGPAPVAETMVIRPITEATTRTIELETGAVDIALDITPNDMKRVEENDDLRLLRKVGNMTSYIGINTAKAPFDDIRVRRAISLAIDAEGICDVVFRGVGSLPKSPMSPGVMYYDDGQKAQGYDVEAAKKLLEEAGATGMKIQIWTSDRKDRVDTATFAQAMLLEVGIEAEIKVLEWGAFLEGLKAGQHDLFVLGWIPSVPDPSFALDACFTTGSVWNFSRVSDPSIDELLKKGKTIPNGEERASVYGELQSKINDYLPWVYTQNNEFLIGTGKSVKDFEPSSNGVHHLYEVAFEE; this is encoded by the coding sequence ATGAAACGCAGTGCTTTTTCGGTTTTGGCCCTGGCGGGGCTTCTGATGATCGCCACGGCGTCCGTGGCGATCGCCCAGGATACCCTTACGGTGGCTATGGCTCAGGACGCCAAGACGCTCGATCCTCACGGATCCAACGACCTGGCCTCCAACACCGTGATGAACCAGATCTATCAGAATCTTCTCATGCTCGATTCCGAGGGCAAGTTGGTTCCCCAGCTGGCGGAGAGCTACGAGCAGCTCGACGGCAAGACCTACCGGTTCAAGCTGAGAAAGGGTGTGCTGTTTCACAACGGCGAGGAGCTCAAGGCTTCCGACGTGGTCTATTCCTTCAGGAGGGCCATCTCTCCCAAGGGCTCGGCGGTCAGCACCTACGCGTCTGCCATAGACCCCGAGGGATTCGAGACCCCCGACGACTACACGGTGATCATACGCACCAAGGAGGAGAACACCCCCTTCGTAGCGTCCCTGTCCCACGTGGGATTCGGCTGCATCATAAACGAGAAGGCCACGGAGGAGGCCGGCGACGACTACGGCCAGCGTCCGGTGGGTACCGGTCCCTATCGTTTCGTCAGCTGGGCCAAGGGAGATCGGATCGTTCTGGAGAGGTTCGACAAGTTCTCCGGTCCCGCCCCTGTGGCGGAGACGATGGTGATTCGCCCCATAACCGAGGCCACCACCAGGACCATCGAGCTGGAGACCGGAGCGGTGGACATCGCCCTGGATATAACCCCCAATGACATGAAGAGGGTGGAGGAGAACGACGACCTCCGGCTTCTCCGCAAGGTCGGCAACATGACCAGCTACATCGGGATCAACACCGCCAAGGCTCCCTTCGACGATATCAGGGTTCGTAGGGCCATAAGCCTGGCGATAGACGCGGAGGGAATCTGCGACGTGGTCTTCCGGGGGGTCGGCAGTCTTCCCAAGAGCCCTATGTCTCCCGGAGTGATGTATTACGACGACGGTCAGAAGGCTCAGGGTTACGACGTGGAGGCGGCCAAGAAGCTTCTCGAGGAGGCCGGAGCCACTGGGATGAAGATACAGATCTGGACCAGCGACAGGAAGGACAGAGTCGACACCGCCACCTTCGCCCAGGCGATGCTCCTCGAGGTCGGAATAGAGGCTGAGATAAAGGTCCTCGAGTGGGGAGCTTTCCTGGAGGGACTCAAGGCGGGGCAGCACGATCTCTTCGTCCTGGGGTGGATCCCCTCGGTTCCCGATCCCTCGTTCGCGCTTGACGCCTGCTTCACCACCGGCTCGGTGTGGAACTTCTCCAGGGTTTCCGACCCCTCAATCGACGAACTGCTCAAGAAGGGCAAGACGATCCCCAACGGGGAGGAGCGTGCGTCGGTCTACGGCGAGCTTCAGTCCAAGATCAACGACTACCTTCCCTGGGTCTACACCCAGAACAACGAGTTCCTGATAGGAACGGGAAAATCGGTCAAGGATTTCGAGCCCTCGTCCAACGGGGTGCATCACCTCTACGAGGTCGCCTTCGAGGAGTAA
- a CDS encoding ABC transporter ATP-binding protein yields the protein MVKEREALIEVEGLTKYFDTPRGKLHAVDGLGFSIASGETLGLVGESGCGKSTTGRVLIRLLEATGGEVLYRGEDVLSAGGSRMKALRRQMQIVFQDPYSSLNPRMTVSELIAEPLVVNGAGMGGRARRARVSELMDTVGLAERLTDSYPHELDGGRRQRIGIARALALEPEFIVLDEPVSALDVCIQAQILNLLDDLQREAGYTYLFISHDLSVVKHVSDRIAVMYLGKMVELTDSERVFSDPLHPYTKALLSAIPIAKRGVERNRIILEGDVPSPIDPPEGCRFAGRCPYRRDLCTEATPELREISPGHSVACHFAGELDIEEAAS from the coding sequence ATGGTAAAAGAGAGAGAGGCCCTGATAGAGGTCGAGGGTCTGACCAAGTATTTCGATACCCCTCGGGGAAAGCTTCACGCGGTGGACGGACTGGGATTTTCCATAGCTTCGGGAGAGACCCTGGGATTGGTGGGAGAGTCGGGATGCGGCAAGTCCACCACGGGGAGGGTCCTGATAAGGCTTCTGGAGGCCACGGGAGGCGAGGTCCTGTATCGGGGGGAGGACGTGCTTTCCGCCGGAGGATCCAGGATGAAGGCCTTGAGAAGACAGATGCAGATAGTGTTTCAGGATCCCTATTCGTCGCTGAACCCTCGGATGACCGTGTCGGAGCTCATTGCCGAGCCCCTGGTGGTCAACGGAGCCGGGATGGGCGGCAGGGCCAGGAGGGCCAGGGTGTCCGAGCTGATGGACACCGTAGGTCTGGCGGAGAGGCTGACCGATTCCTATCCCCACGAGCTGGACGGAGGTAGACGTCAGAGGATAGGCATAGCCCGAGCCCTGGCGCTGGAGCCGGAGTTCATAGTTCTGGACGAGCCGGTGTCGGCGCTGGACGTGTGTATCCAGGCCCAGATACTGAACCTGTTGGACGATCTTCAGAGGGAGGCGGGATATACCTATCTGTTCATCTCTCACGATCTGTCGGTGGTCAAGCATGTGTCGGATCGCATAGCCGTCATGTATCTGGGCAAGATGGTGGAGCTCACCGACTCGGAGAGGGTTTTCTCCGATCCGCTTCACCCCTACACCAAAGCGCTGCTGTCGGCCATACCGATAGCCAAGAGGGGCGTCGAGAGAAACAGGATAATTCTGGAGGGAGACGTCCCCAGTCCGATCGATCCTCCCGAGGGCTGTCGCTTCGCTGGAAGGTGTCCCTACCGCAGGGACCTCTGCACCGAGGCGACCCCGGAGCTGAGGGAGATATCGCCGGGACATTCGGTGGCCTGTCATTTCGCTGGAGAGCTGGATATCGAGGAGGCGGCGTCTTGA
- a CDS encoding ABC transporter permease: MNSRKKGKGGDVFLRLRRNRLAMIGLAIVVILILVAVFADFIAPYGYAKQNIRETLQSPSMKHLCGTDQFGRDIFSRIIYGSRISLKVGFIAVSIAMVTGGLLGAVSGYYGGKLDNLIMRVMDVLLSIPQILLAIAIAASLGPGLFNLMIAVGISSIPGYARIVRGSVLSIRNQEFVEAARAMGSGDLRIILRHILPNCMAPVIVQATLGVAFAILTAAGLSFIGLGIQPPSPEWGAMLSGGRVYIRDHSYMTFFPGLAIMITILALNFLGDGLRDALDPKLKR, translated from the coding sequence ATGAATTCGAGAAAAAAGGGCAAGGGCGGAGACGTCTTCCTCCGACTCAGGAGAAACAGGCTGGCCATGATAGGCCTGGCCATAGTGGTGATACTGATACTGGTGGCGGTTTTCGCCGATTTCATAGCTCCCTACGGCTACGCCAAGCAGAATATCCGTGAGACCCTTCAGTCTCCGTCCATGAAACACCTGTGCGGAACCGATCAGTTCGGCAGGGATATATTCAGCCGGATAATCTACGGAAGCCGTATCTCCCTGAAGGTGGGCTTCATAGCCGTCTCCATCGCCATGGTGACCGGCGGGCTGCTGGGGGCCGTCTCGGGATATTACGGCGGGAAGCTGGACAACCTGATAATGAGGGTGATGGACGTGCTTCTGTCGATCCCCCAGATACTCCTGGCCATCGCCATAGCGGCGTCTCTCGGCCCGGGCTTGTTCAACCTCATGATAGCGGTGGGAATATCGTCCATACCGGGCTACGCCAGGATAGTTCGAGGCTCGGTCCTCTCCATAAGAAACCAGGAGTTCGTAGAGGCCGCCAGGGCCATGGGGTCCGGGGATCTCAGGATAATACTGAGGCACATACTGCCCAACTGTATGGCCCCTGTAATAGTCCAAGCCACCCTGGGGGTAGCCTTCGCCATCCTCACCGCCGCTGGGCTGAGCTTCATAGGTCTGGGCATACAGCCTCCCTCCCCCGAGTGGGGCGCCATGCTTTCCGGAGGACGGGTCTATATAAGGGATCATTCCTACATGACCTTCTTTCCTGGTCTGGCTATCATGATAACCATATTGGCGCTCAATTTCCTGGGCGACGGCCTCCGGGACGCACTTGATCCTAAGCTGAAGAGGTAG
- a CDS encoding penicillin-binding protein activator LpoB translates to MRWRSAAAALIAAAAISSPVFAEFAMAVADFDTNGVPLHLGAAVSDIVRNELSTVPEITLVVVDRNHIVKAAGEQRIGMSGLVDPETAAKVGRIVGARYVLVGSVNSLGGEISLDSRLVDVESGEVIESFSASSDTGQEGLPEAASYLAEDVKIALTGS, encoded by the coding sequence GTGAGATGGAGATCCGCGGCGGCGGCCCTTATCGCAGCCGCCGCCATATCGTCTCCCGTCTTTGCCGAATTCGCCATGGCGGTGGCGGATTTCGACACGAACGGGGTCCCATTACACCTAGGAGCCGCCGTCAGCGACATAGTGAGAAACGAGCTTTCCACCGTTCCGGAGATAACCCTGGTGGTGGTGGATCGAAACCACATCGTCAAGGCGGCGGGGGAACAGAGGATAGGTATGTCCGGCCTGGTGGACCCGGAAACGGCGGCGAAGGTAGGCAGGATCGTCGGTGCCAGGTACGTCCTGGTCGGGTCGGTCAACTCGCTGGGAGGGGAAATATCGCTGGATTCCAGGTTGGTGGACGTCGAGTCCGGCGAGGTAATAGAGAGCTTTTCAGCCTCCTCCGATACCGGCCAGGAGGGCCTGCCCGAGGCGGCCTCCTATCTGGCCGAGGACGTAAAGATCGCCCTGACCGGATCCTGA